One stretch of Aquimarina sp. Aq107 DNA includes these proteins:
- a CDS encoding histidine kinase, translated as MASDKKGKIWYATENGSIGFIKKNKVTHLSNVLNQKIAINCFLFKNNNIYLGTAGQGIWWASLEEEKLSFKKIKGEKNLYSNNIYQMIFDNEDNLWVGTERGVDRIEINLINQITDVFHFGRNDGFLGIETCLNAISKDIEGNLWFGAIYGLTKYEPGETDKTSVKPEIHFENIEIAYQTLDSINPDVWAKNNNVLQLTPEQTELSFNYKTIDLDHPNDIEYRYKLNNTAWSPWSSEKKQNLAGLAYGAHSFSAQSRNYRWEESEPITFKIFIDSPIYKKLWFQLATLGIILLILTIITLLYIRKVKLKNKEEREKLQMQNHLLSLEQKALRLQMNPHFIFNVLNGIKAMGTSNPSKMNSTINTFATLLRETLYNSRKDNITLDQEMKTLKHYIEVEKLMANKPFEYTISIDSEFDPEEVLIPPMLIQPFVENAIRHGILKGNRDGKLKVFFDTNEEFLHCKILDNGMGIFQSQKTKTKTDHQSMALTVTRERLESISGKDALQIKEILNEDSSVEGTEISFKIPLLTDY; from the coding sequence ATGGCCTCTGACAAAAAAGGCAAAATATGGTATGCCACCGAAAATGGAAGTATTGGATTTATTAAAAAGAATAAAGTTACCCACCTTAGTAATGTACTAAACCAAAAAATTGCGATCAATTGTTTTCTTTTCAAAAACAACAATATATATCTAGGTACTGCGGGACAAGGTATTTGGTGGGCCAGCTTAGAAGAAGAAAAGCTTTCTTTTAAAAAGATAAAAGGAGAAAAGAATTTATATTCAAATAACATTTATCAAATGATATTTGATAATGAGGACAATTTATGGGTCGGAACTGAACGTGGTGTAGATCGAATAGAAATTAATTTAATAAATCAAATTACAGACGTTTTTCATTTTGGTCGTAATGATGGTTTTTTAGGCATAGAAACTTGTCTTAATGCTATCAGCAAAGACATCGAAGGAAACCTTTGGTTCGGAGCCATATATGGACTTACTAAATATGAACCTGGTGAAACAGACAAAACCAGTGTCAAACCAGAAATCCATTTTGAAAATATAGAAATCGCATACCAAACGTTAGACTCCATTAATCCTGATGTATGGGCCAAAAACAACAACGTTCTACAACTGACTCCAGAACAAACTGAACTTTCATTTAATTATAAAACTATTGATCTAGATCATCCAAATGACATAGAATATCGTTATAAACTAAATAACACAGCCTGGAGTCCATGGTCATCGGAGAAAAAACAAAATTTAGCCGGACTAGCATACGGTGCTCATTCATTTTCTGCACAATCTAGAAATTATAGATGGGAAGAAAGTGAGCCTATTACTTTTAAAATATTCATAGATAGTCCTATTTACAAAAAACTATGGTTTCAGCTTGCTACACTAGGAATTATTCTTCTAATACTTACAATAATTACATTGCTATATATTAGAAAAGTAAAACTAAAAAACAAAGAAGAACGAGAAAAACTGCAAATGCAAAATCACTTACTTTCTTTGGAGCAAAAGGCATTAAGACTACAAATGAATCCACATTTTATTTTTAATGTACTTAATGGTATTAAAGCAATGGGAACGAGTAACCCATCTAAAATGAATAGTACTATCAACACTTTTGCCACTTTACTGAGAGAAACATTATACAACTCTAGAAAAGACAACATTACACTGGATCAGGAAATGAAAACCCTGAAACATTATATTGAAGTAGAAAAATTAATGGCGAATAAGCCTTTTGAATATACAATTTCGATCGATTCTGAATTTGATCCTGAAGAAGTATTAATACCACCAATGCTTATACAGCCATTTGTTGAAAATGCAATACGGCATGGTATTCTAAAAGGAAATAGAGATGGAAAACTAAAAGTATTTTTTGATACTAATGAAGAATTCTTACATTGTAAAATATTAGATAACGGAATGGGTATTTTCCAGTCCCAAAAAACCAAAACCAAGACGGATCATCAATCCATGGCATTAACAGTAACTAGAGAAAGACTGGAGTCTATCTCTGGAAAAGATGCATTACAGATAAAAGAAATTCTAAATGAAGACTCTTCTGTAGAAGGAACTGAGATATCGTTTAAAATACCATTATTAACCGATTATTAA
- a CDS encoding RNA methyltransferase — protein MIDNFENEFFGIGIQNGKTPENLGVLWRTAQNMGANYIFTIGNRYAKQASDTHNAVKSMPYFHYDTFQDFYRHLPKGAMLVGVELTNDAVPLENFNHPKRCVYLLGAEDHGLSKTAIEKSHFLIKFKSELSVNVAVAGSIVMYDRGIDKPRFIR, from the coding sequence ATGATTGATAATTTTGAAAATGAATTTTTTGGTATCGGGATTCAGAATGGAAAAACTCCTGAGAACTTAGGGGTCCTATGGAGAACTGCTCAGAATATGGGGGCAAATTATATATTTACAATTGGTAACAGGTATGCAAAACAAGCGAGTGATACACATAATGCTGTGAAATCTATGCCATATTTTCATTATGATACTTTTCAGGACTTTTATAGACATCTTCCTAAAGGTGCGATGCTGGTAGGTGTTGAATTAACCAATGATGCAGTACCATTAGAAAATTTTAATCACCCTAAACGATGTGTCTACTTATTAGGAGCTGAGGATCACGGATTATCTAAAACTGCTATAGAAAAGTCACATTTCTTAATTAAGTTTAAGTCCGAATTAAGCGTTAATGTTGCAGTAGCAGGAAGTATAGTAATGTATGATAGGGGAATTGATAAACCTAGATTTATAAGGTGA
- a CDS encoding sodium:alanine symporter family protein yields the protein MFKKIEESVAVFSSWIWDWPLLILLIGGGLFFLIYSRFTPFLYFRHAINILRGKYDNENAPGQLTHFQALSSAIAATVGMGNISGVAIALVMGGPGAIFWMWISALIGMATKFYTCTLAVMYRSESKEGKILSGPMYVITGGLGRHWKPLAIFFALAGLVGTLPAFTVNQLTQTLVDVLDWDEETKLYIGIVLAIMASFVILGGIKRIGLVASKLVPFMVILYFITVFMILVLQIDEVPEMFVLIFSDAFSGEAAAGGALGYLIKTGVKRAAFSNEAGIGTAPMMHGTAKTDEPVREGLVAMIGPAIDTLLICTLTALAILSTGVWRHSDGNGISLTLEAFNSVLPYGMGDGVVIVMVLVFALSTLFSFSYYGVTCLGFLTKPKYGKYYNYIYIGSIIVSAVVKIDFAINLIDSAFALMAIPTVISGLLLAPKVNAQAKVYFRKITSLR from the coding sequence ATGTTTAAAAAAATAGAAGAGAGTGTTGCAGTATTTAGTTCCTGGATATGGGATTGGCCTTTACTAATCCTTTTGATCGGTGGAGGACTGTTTTTTCTGATATATTCTCGTTTTACACCTTTTTTATATTTCAGACATGCTATTAATATTCTTAGAGGAAAATATGATAATGAAAATGCTCCAGGTCAATTAACGCATTTCCAGGCGTTATCATCAGCAATTGCAGCGACAGTTGGAATGGGGAATATTAGTGGAGTTGCTATAGCATTAGTAATGGGTGGTCCAGGAGCAATTTTCTGGATGTGGATTAGTGCGTTAATTGGTATGGCCACTAAATTCTACACGTGCACTCTTGCAGTTATGTATAGGTCTGAAAGTAAAGAAGGGAAGATCCTTAGTGGACCAATGTATGTTATTACAGGTGGATTAGGGCGTCATTGGAAACCATTAGCCATTTTCTTTGCATTAGCTGGTTTAGTCGGTACATTACCTGCTTTTACTGTAAATCAACTTACTCAAACTTTAGTTGATGTTTTGGATTGGGACGAAGAAACTAAATTATATATAGGGATTGTTCTAGCAATTATGGCATCGTTTGTCATTCTTGGTGGAATTAAAAGAATTGGATTAGTCGCTAGTAAGTTGGTTCCTTTTATGGTGATTTTATACTTTATAACCGTCTTTATGATTCTTGTTTTACAGATAGATGAGGTGCCTGAGATGTTTGTTTTGATTTTTTCAGATGCTTTCTCTGGAGAAGCTGCTGCAGGTGGAGCATTGGGGTATTTGATTAAAACAGGAGTAAAACGAGCTGCTTTTTCTAATGAAGCAGGAATTGGTACCGCACCTATGATGCACGGAACTGCTAAAACAGATGAGCCCGTTAGAGAAGGACTTGTAGCTATGATTGGTCCTGCTATAGATACACTTCTTATATGTACATTAACTGCATTAGCAATTTTATCTACTGGAGTATGGAGACACTCTGATGGTAATGGTATTTCACTTACATTAGAGGCCTTTAACTCGGTTTTACCCTATGGAATGGGGGATGGTGTAGTGATTGTTATGGTTCTTGTTTTTGCCTTATCAACATTATTTTCATTTTCTTATTACGGAGTAACCTGTTTAGGTTTTTTAACTAAGCCTAAGTACGGTAAATATTATAATTATATTTATATAGGATCTATTATTGTTTCGGCAGTAGTAAAGATAGATTTTGCTATTAATTTAATAGATAGTGCTTTTGCCTTAATGGCTATACCAACAGTAATATCCGGATTACTACTAGCTCCTAAAGTTAATGCTCAAGCTAAGGTTTACTTTCGGAAAATTACTTCCTTACGATAA
- a CDS encoding OmpA family protein: protein MIVLLLLSQLSFGQNTDKLLTKADESFEALAYINARDIYLDVAKQGYSSADLYRKLADSYYFTGEPEESIQWYEKLISNFSEEIKPEYLFRYAQSLKSAERYDEADNVMERFNTITGNDKRAKSFINKRDYLDFIEMQSGKYDLYTLNINSEYSDYAPSFDHRGNIVFASSRSKNSKLHEWNKMPFLDLFSSKINNNKISTQESKKLKGKINTKFHESSTSFTKDGKTMYFTRNNFTNNKLGKSRKGVVLLKLYKATLSNEKWSNIQELSFNSDNYSVSHPALSPDGKKLYFASDMKGTRGKSDLFVVDILPNGKYGKPKNLGDNINTEGRETFPYVSESGRLYFASDGHVGLGGLDIFVAIAKDTGLYEIFNVGKPVNSPKDDFSFVLDEENNTGYFASNRKGGKGNDDIYSFRQTEELITECREFLSGIITDNETNETIANANVTLLDTDGNIINEIKSDYDGAYNFEVDCDKQYIIRVSIEGFNPNDIIFKSKNTFETTNNVQIPFKKEKLLSTTSEPVNIGDDIVAPLQLRTIFFDLDTDEIRPDAIADLQKVISVMKQNPNLKIEVRSHTDSRSSYWYNKKLSVKRMRATVRYIIRKGGIHWRRIRGKAYGERRLINKCANGIPCTEEEHQENRRSEFIVRK, encoded by the coding sequence ATGATAGTGTTACTCTTACTATCCCAATTAAGTTTTGGACAAAACACAGACAAACTACTTACCAAAGCTGATGAAAGTTTTGAAGCATTGGCATATATAAACGCCCGTGATATCTATCTAGATGTAGCAAAACAGGGATATTCCTCTGCAGACCTTTATCGAAAATTAGCAGACTCATATTATTTCACAGGAGAACCAGAAGAATCTATCCAATGGTACGAAAAATTAATCTCAAATTTTTCTGAAGAGATAAAACCAGAATACTTATTTCGATATGCTCAAAGCCTTAAAAGTGCGGAGCGATATGATGAAGCAGACAATGTTATGGAAAGGTTTAATACTATTACAGGAAATGATAAAAGAGCAAAATCTTTTATAAACAAACGCGATTATTTAGATTTCATAGAAATGCAATCTGGTAAATATGATTTATACACACTTAACATAAATTCTGAGTATTCTGATTATGCTCCAAGTTTTGATCATAGAGGAAATATCGTTTTTGCATCTTCGAGAAGTAAAAACTCCAAGCTCCATGAATGGAATAAAATGCCATTCTTAGATCTTTTTTCTTCAAAAATAAATAACAACAAGATCTCAACACAAGAATCAAAAAAACTAAAAGGTAAAATAAATACCAAATTCCATGAATCTTCTACTAGTTTTACTAAAGATGGAAAGACAATGTATTTTACACGAAATAATTTCACCAACAATAAACTTGGTAAAAGTAGAAAAGGAGTTGTTCTATTGAAGTTATACAAAGCAACTCTTTCTAATGAAAAATGGTCTAACATTCAAGAGCTTTCTTTTAACAGTGATAATTATTCTGTCTCTCATCCTGCCTTAAGTCCTGATGGTAAAAAATTATATTTTGCTAGTGATATGAAAGGAACTAGAGGGAAGTCTGATTTATTCGTAGTAGATATACTTCCTAATGGAAAATACGGGAAACCCAAAAACCTAGGAGATAACATCAATACAGAAGGTAGAGAAACCTTTCCATATGTTAGTGAAAGCGGAAGGTTGTATTTTGCAAGTGACGGTCACGTTGGACTAGGTGGATTAGACATATTCGTAGCTATCGCCAAAGACACAGGTTTATATGAAATATTCAATGTAGGAAAACCAGTAAATAGCCCAAAAGATGATTTCTCATTTGTATTAGATGAAGAAAATAATACTGGTTATTTTGCAAGTAATAGAAAAGGTGGAAAAGGAAATGATGACATCTATAGTTTTAGACAAACAGAAGAATTGATTACCGAGTGTAGAGAATTCTTAAGTGGTATTATTACGGACAATGAAACAAATGAAACTATTGCGAATGCTAATGTAACATTATTAGACACTGATGGAAATATCATAAATGAGATTAAGTCCGACTATGATGGAGCTTATAATTTTGAAGTTGATTGTGACAAACAATACATCATTCGCGTCTCTATAGAAGGATTTAATCCCAATGATATTATTTTTAAATCAAAAAACACTTTTGAAACTACAAATAATGTCCAGATACCATTTAAGAAAGAAAAACTATTGTCTACTACATCCGAACCAGTTAATATAGGTGATGATATTGTTGCCCCATTACAATTACGAACTATTTTCTTTGACCTAGATACAGATGAGATAAGACCAGACGCAATTGCTGACTTACAGAAGGTTATTTCTGTTATGAAACAGAATCCTAATCTAAAAATTGAAGTGCGTTCTCATACAGATAGTAGATCTAGTTATTGGTATAATAAAAAACTTAGTGTAAAGCGGATGCGAGCTACAGTAAGATACATTATTCGCAAGGGAGGAATCCATTGGAGACGTATTAGAGGGAAAGCTTATGGAGAGCGAAGACTCATTAATAAATGTGCAAACGGTATTCCTTGTACCGAAGAAGAACACCAAGAAAATAGAAGAAGTGAGTTTATCGTAAGGAAGTAA
- the era gene encoding GTPase Era yields MAHKAGFVNIIGNPNVGKSTLMNAFIGERLSIITSKAQTTRHRILGIVNGDDFQVILSDTPGIIKPAYELQESMMGFVKSAFEDADILIYMVEIGEKELKDEAFFNKITSAKIPVFLLLNKIDKSNQEQLEQQVQFWAEKVPNAELYPISALENFNVKEVFGRIVELLPDSPAFYPKDQLTDKPERFFVNEAIREKILMHYKKEIPYSVEVETEEFFEDEKIIRIRSVIMVERESQKGIIIGHKGSALKRVGVEARKELEKFFGKQIHIELYVKVNKNWRNSERQLKRFGYNR; encoded by the coding sequence ATGGCTCATAAAGCAGGTTTTGTAAATATCATTGGTAATCCAAATGTTGGAAAATCAACATTGATGAATGCTTTCATTGGAGAAAGGTTGTCCATAATCACATCTAAGGCACAAACAACTAGACATAGAATTTTGGGAATTGTAAATGGAGATGATTTTCAAGTTATTTTATCGGATACTCCTGGAATTATAAAACCGGCATATGAATTACAAGAATCTATGATGGGATTTGTAAAGTCGGCTTTTGAGGATGCAGATATTCTTATCTATATGGTTGAGATTGGTGAAAAGGAGCTAAAAGACGAAGCATTTTTTAATAAGATTACAAGTGCTAAGATCCCAGTTTTCTTACTGTTAAATAAGATAGACAAATCTAACCAAGAGCAATTAGAACAGCAAGTGCAGTTTTGGGCAGAAAAAGTTCCTAATGCAGAATTATACCCAATCTCTGCTTTAGAAAACTTTAATGTTAAAGAGGTTTTTGGAAGAATTGTAGAGTTATTGCCAGATTCACCTGCCTTTTACCCAAAGGATCAATTGACAGATAAACCAGAGCGATTTTTTGTAAACGAAGCGATTCGCGAAAAGATCTTAATGCACTATAAAAAAGAGATTCCATACTCTGTAGAGGTAGAAACCGAAGAATTTTTTGAAGACGAAAAAATTATCAGAATTAGATCGGTAATTATGGTAGAGAGAGAGTCTCAAAAAGGTATTATTATAGGTCATAAAGGATCGGCACTTAAAAGAGTTGGGGTAGAAGCTAGAAAGGAATTAGAGAAGTTTTTTGGAAAGCAAATTCATATCGAGTTGTATGTAAAAGTTAATAAAAATTGGCGAAATAGTGAACGTCAACTAAAACGTTTTGGCTACAACCGTTAA